The following proteins are encoded in a genomic region of Cryptomeria japonica chromosome 11, Sugi_1.0, whole genome shotgun sequence:
- the LOC131046536 gene encoding protein SRC2-like, whose amino-acid sequence MNTRTLEITVISADDLENVRRLGRRMHTYAVVSTDDVCSQCASTHIDEEGGCDPVWNDKLQLSLSKGLPIALNIQIFCKTRYGKRSVGWSRVPLSEILNGFGPPHGLHCLSYRLKTRNGRPHGTVNFSLRFLQHINPPEFFINSPISTRLSQQGGVSIGYPSSSPFGNAKANHLYPIPLSVYPPPQHNQIYAID is encoded by the coding sequence ATGAACACAAGGACGCTGGAGATAACAGTAATATCTGCTGATGATCTGGAAAATGTAAGGAGGTTGGGGAGAAGAATGCACACTTACGCCGTTGTGAGCACGGATGATGTTTGTTCGCAGTGTGCATCCACACATATTGACGAAGAAGGAGGGTGCGATCCAGTCTGGAACGACAAGTTACAGCTGAGTCTGAGCAAAGGACTACCCATCGCTCTCAACATACAAATCTTTTGCAAGACGAGGTATGGGAAGAGAAGCGTGGGATGGAGTAGAGTGCCCCTCTCTGAAATCTTGAATGGATTCGGACCTCCCCATGGCTTGCATTGCCTCAGCTATCGTTTGAAGACGCGCAACGGGAGGCCTCATGGTACCGTTAATTTCTCTCTTCGTTTCCTACAACACATTAACCCCCCTGAATTCTTCATCAATTCTCCAATTTCAACAAGACTTTCACAGCAAGGTGGCGTGTCGATTGGTTATCCTTCCTCATCTCCATTTGGCAATGCCAAAGCCAACCACTTATATCCTATCCCACTCTCCGTTTATCCACCGCCGCAGCATAATCAGATTTATGCCATAGATTAG
- the LOC131046538 gene encoding BON1-associated protein 2-like, translating to MDKVAFEIEIISAQDLKCVTSFGRPMRTYSVVWSDSTAQKCTRIDREGGSYPTWNDKFQMTVTKGFLKQKGSAALVQIYCKTMTGNKRVGSARMPYSDILEGFTKPESIHFLSYRIRTPNGRPRGYLDLSVRFLEKIDPRLYNSTPQFQMKFPAFPSKPIIPASSSGQGNRRPQNGYSIGIPLRTPILP from the coding sequence ATGGATAAAGTTGCATTCGAAATTGAGATAATCTCAGCGCAAGATCTCAAATGCGTGACAAGTTTTGGAAGGCCAATGCGCACATATTCAGTTGTATGGAGTGACTCCACCGCTCAAAAGTGTACGAGAATAGACAGAGAGGGTGGCAGTTACCCCACCTGGAACGATAAGTTCCAAATGACTGTCAccaagggattcctcaagcaaaaggGCTCGGCTGCCTTGGTACAAATATACTGTAAAACTATGACGGGCAACAAGAGAGTGGGAAGCGCTCGAATGCCTTATTCCGACATTTTGGAGGGATTCACTAAGCCCGAGTCCATTCACTTTCTGAGCTATCGAATTAGGACTCCAAATGGCAGGCCTCGGGGTTACCTTGATTTGTCTGTGAGATTTCTGGAGAAAATTGATCCACGCTTATACAACTCAACACCTCAATTTCAGATGAAATTCCCGGCCTTTCCTTCGAAGCCCATTATACCTGCGAGTTCTAGCGGGCAAGGTAATCGGAGGCCACAAAATGGTTATTCGATTGGCATTCCCCTTCGAACTCCTATTCTTCCATGA